In Rhodamnia argentea isolate NSW1041297 chromosome 4, ASM2092103v1, whole genome shotgun sequence, the following proteins share a genomic window:
- the LOC115749154 gene encoding leucine-rich repeat extensin-like protein 6, which translates to MHQPHFWATFQETPSSRKTYLWSTPPRRGMERTWLLALFLLQIMPKEEAFGVGAGAGVGVGVGGGGGGGGVVWIGGGINSPPNPNPPGSSSSPNLEVAYNALQAWKSSITEDPQGFLQSWVGPNVCSYRGIFCADSQDNFLENNGPVLAGIDLNHANLQGTLVAELSSLTDLTLLHLNSNRLSGSVPSSFTGLTSLQELDLSNNRFSGTFPSSVLSMPSLLYLDLRYNGFSGPIPPELFTNGKLDAILLNNNRFDGDLPETLGSSQASVINLANNRLSGSIPATLGLPSGNKIREILLLNNQLTGCIPEGIGLFSDMEVFDASYNSLMGHLPDTVSCLTQIEVMNLGHNKLSGVLPDVVCSLRSLVNLTVAYNFFSGFSEECTTLPFRNVGFDFAANCIPNRQMQRPQPECSVIPGGGLNCLRIPGAAKSLVCGAIGGLSRTVGDLAGTVGDLIPASP; encoded by the coding sequence ATGCATCAGCCACATTTCTGGGCGACATTCCAAGAAACACCCTCGAGCAGGAAGACGTATCTTTGGTCGACACCTCCACGTCGAGGAATGGAGAGAACCTGGCTTCTggctctcttcctcctccaaatCATGCCCAAGGAGGAGGCTTTCGGCGTCGGAGCCGGAGCCGGTGTAGGCGTCGGCGtcgggggcgggggcgggggcggcggcGTCGTCTGGATTGGTGGAGGAATAAACAGCCCGCCAAACCCAAACCCGCCTGGGTCTTCTTCATCGCCCAACCTCGAAGTGGCCTACAATGCCCTCCAAGCGTGGAAGTCCTCAATCACGGAAGACCCCCAGGGGTTCTTGCAGTCCTGGGTCGGTCCCAACGTGTGCTCCTACAGGGGGATCTTCTGTGCAGATTCCCAGGACAATTTCCTGGAAAACAATGGTCCTGTTCTCGCAGGCATAGACCTGAACCACGCAAATCTGCAGGGCACTCTGGTGGCAGAGCTGTCTTCCCTCACGGACCTGACCCTCCTCCACCTCAACAGCAACAGGCTCTCAGGCTCGGTCCCCAGCTCCTTCACTGGCCTCACCTCTCTCCAGGAGCTCGACCTCAGCAACAATCGCTTCTCTGGCACATTCCCGAGCTCGGTCCTTTCCATGCCCAGCTTGCTCTACCTTGATCTCAGGTACAACGGCTTCTCTGGGCCCATCCCACCCGAGCTCTTCACCAATGGCAAGCTTGATGCAATCTTGCTTAACAACAACCGCTTCGATGGTGATCTGCCCGAGACATTGGGAAGCTCTCAGGCCTCCGTGATCAATTTGGCCAACAACAGGCTCAGTGGAAGCATCCCGGCCACTCTCGGCCTCCCGAGCGGCAACAAGATCAGAGAGATCCTGCTCTTGAACAATCAGCTCACCGGGTGCATCCCCGAGGGGATCGGGCTGTTCTCGGACATGGAGGTGTTCGACGCGAGCTACAATTCGCTGATGGGTCACTTGCCGGACACCGTCTCGTGCCTCACCCAGATCGAGGTCATGAACCTTGGACACAACAAGCTGTCCGGGGTCTTGCCCGACGTCGTCTGCTCGCTCAGGAGCCTGGTGAACCTCACCGTGGCCTACAATTTCTTCTCCGGGTTCAGCGAAGAATGCACGACCCTCCCGTTCCGGAACGTCGGCTTCGATTTCGCGGCCAATTGCATACCGAACCGGCAGATGCAGAGGCCTCAGCCGGAATGCTCGGTGATCCCAGGAGGGGGTTTGAATTGCCTGAGGATCCCTGGCGCTGCTAAGTCTCTGGTTTGCGGGGCAATCGGGGGGCTGTCGAGAACAGTTGGCGATCTCGCCGGGACTGTCGGTGATCTCATCCCGGCATCTCCATGA